From Candidatus Amoebophilus asiaticus 5a2, the proteins below share one genomic window:
- a CDS encoding M16 family metallopeptidase, translating to MTLLDRKIPPTFKTIDNISFPWPTTVKTDVGIPLFILNQGDMPIIKLSLLSEAGSWYEPQNGIAYFAAKMLTEGTLNKTAQEIAAYIDYYGANLSIITRVDYCSIELVCLSKHFVVMLDLLTELLTTSTFPQTQLNLLQKLRVQALKVEDEKSSQVAHKRFKEALLGKAHPYGYSLTAADIAIVTTDHLISFYKNQLLADCQVLLSGQVTEQHIQYVQQLLSHIPSKPANRPNYPLSIKSPSRIHVQKEGSLQSAICIGKLLFPKTHPDYLAMYIVTELLGGYFGSRLMRNIREEKGYTYNIHATMLPLKETTYFLISTEAIQEFAEQTCEEIYREIKILQTEEVDLEELTTLKNYMIGNFLTSINDPFSIMQRFKEAHLYGLSQEFYEDFYHTLQQITPARIKEIANTYLALESLTEVRVG from the coding sequence ATGACGCTATTAGACAGAAAAATACCACCTACTTTTAAAACTATTGACAACATCTCATTTCCATGGCCTACAACTGTTAAAACGGATGTAGGTATACCTCTTTTTATACTTAATCAAGGGGATATGCCTATTATTAAATTAAGTTTACTATCGGAAGCTGGCAGTTGGTATGAACCACAAAATGGTATTGCTTATTTTGCAGCTAAAATGTTAACTGAAGGAACTTTAAACAAGACTGCTCAGGAGATTGCTGCTTATATCGATTATTATGGTGCTAACTTAAGCATTATTACAAGGGTAGACTATTGTAGTATTGAGCTAGTATGTCTATCTAAGCATTTTGTTGTAATGCTTGATCTGCTAACAGAGCTACTTACAACATCAACTTTTCCTCAAACGCAATTAAATCTTTTACAGAAACTAAGAGTCCAAGCTCTTAAGGTGGAAGATGAAAAAAGCAGCCAAGTAGCCCATAAACGCTTTAAAGAAGCTTTATTAGGAAAAGCGCATCCATATGGATACAGCCTTACAGCCGCAGACATAGCAATTGTTACAACAGACCATTTAATATCTTTTTACAAAAATCAACTTTTAGCAGACTGTCAGGTATTGTTAAGCGGGCAAGTTACGGAGCAACATATCCAATATGTGCAGCAGCTACTATCTCATATACCATCCAAGCCAGCGAACAGGCCTAACTATCCTTTGTCAATAAAGTCACCTTCCAGAATACATGTACAAAAGGAAGGCAGCTTACAAAGTGCTATTTGTATAGGAAAGTTATTGTTTCCAAAAACACATCCAGACTACTTAGCTATGTATATTGTTACTGAATTGTTGGGTGGCTATTTTGGTTCAAGACTTATGCGCAATATCCGTGAGGAAAAAGGATATACATACAATATACACGCTACTATGCTGCCATTAAAAGAAACCACCTACTTCCTTATCAGCACAGAAGCCATTCAAGAATTTGCAGAACAAACTTGTGAGGAAATCTATCGCGAAATAAAAATATTGCAAACTGAAGAGGTAGATTTAGAAGAGCTCACAACACTTAAAAATTATATGATTGGGAATTTTCTAACAAGCATCAATGACCCCTTTTCTATTATGCAACGGTTCAAAGAAGCACATTTGTATGGACTATCCCAGGAATTTTATGAAGATTTCTATCATACGTTACAACAAATTACGCCTGCTAGAATTAAGGAGATAGCTAATACTTATTTAGCGTTAGAGAGCCTAACTGAGGTAAGGGTAGGATAA
- a CDS encoding YdeI/OmpD-associated family protein, whose product MNPKVDVYLSKAKKWQEELEKLRMIILDCQLTEELKWGVPCYTFQKSNIVLIHVFKEYCAILFFKGALLNDDNHILIKPGKNMQAGRQIRFTNIREIVEMEDIVKAYIYEAIEVEKSGLKVNYKKTTEFIIPEEFQNKLDEISALKTAFNALTPGRQRAYILYFSAPKQSKTRQSRVEKCMQQIFNGKGLNDQ is encoded by the coding sequence ATGAACCCTAAGGTCGATGTATATTTAAGTAAAGCCAAAAAGTGGCAGGAAGAATTGGAGAAATTGAGAATGATCATTCTTGACTGCCAGCTGACTGAAGAATTGAAGTGGGGTGTTCCTTGTTACACGTTTCAGAAAAGTAACATAGTTTTAATACATGTATTTAAAGAATACTGTGCGATTTTGTTTTTCAAAGGTGCCTTGTTAAATGATGACAATCATATCCTAATCAAACCTGGGAAGAATATGCAGGCGGGGCGCCAGATCCGGTTCACTAATATCCGAGAAATAGTTGAGATGGAAGACATTGTGAAAGCCTATATTTATGAAGCCATTGAAGTGGAAAAATCTGGTTTGAAAGTGAATTATAAAAAGACTACAGAATTCATAATTCCTGAAGAATTTCAAAATAAATTAGATGAAATCTCTGCCTTGAAAACTGCTTTTAATGCATTGACACCAGGACGGCAAAGAGCATACATCCTCTATTTTTCTGCGCCCAAACAATCTAAAACTCGGCAGTCAAGAGTTGAAAAATGTATGCAGCAAATTTTCAATGGAAAGGGATTAAATGATCAGTAA
- a CDS encoding DUF3861 family protein → MNNYRISLEQLELASGKELSQEPSLISMMELLSNMKETDPFDNVNQSVQFAIGLKSFSEVMTKNRNHLLFKEFFPAFGLVMKSLKQLYVSVTIYKGIFLFQNFFVNMTASEICTTQTTYTHQKLINDFTTCKMKRFLEQFYPFFFGSRMMIF, encoded by the coding sequence ATCAATAACTATAGGATAAGCTTAGAACAGTTAGAATTAGCTAGTGGCAAAGAACTATCTCAAGAACCTAGTTTGATAAGCATGATGGAATTATTGAGCAATATGAAAGAAACAGATCCTTTTGATAATGTAAATCAATCAGTACAGTTTGCTATTGGGTTAAAAAGTTTTAGTGAAGTAATGACCAAAAACCGTAATCATCTGCTTTTTAAGGAGTTTTTTCCTGCGTTTGGTTTAGTCATGAAAAGCCTCAAACAGCTTTATGTTAGTGTAACCATTTACAAAGGAATATTTTTGTTTCAAAATTTCTTTGTAAATATGACAGCTTCCGAAATATGCACCACACAAACAACCTATACTCATCAAAAACTCATTAACGATTTCACCACCTGTAAAATGAAACGTTTCCTTGAACAATTTTATCCATTCTTCTTTGGTTCTCGGATGATGATATTCTAA
- a CDS encoding transposase, with protein MRKMAGLLLLQHIYKLSDEKVVGICEQNVYFQYFTGEATFQ; from the coding sequence ATCAGAAAGATGGCTGGCTTACTCTTATTGCAACATATCTATAAGCTGAGTGATGAAAAAGTAGTAGGTATATGTGAACAAAATGTCTACTTCCAATACTTCACCGGAGAAGCAACCTTCCAATGA
- a CDS encoding leucine-rich repeat domain-containing protein produces the protein MAIIFSYLDFENVLAARVVNTEWNKLITGFSQAGIVGVENKPCHIIDTRGWVISKEIDFKKLKLEDLTPTTIPSFTFYCLMGCVRNLPQEYWPYLQKASVHTINLRDNQIGAHGAVEFAHALQGTHVHTVNLGINEIGARGAIAFAKHLQGTCVHTVHLIYNQIGDQGVEGFAKHLQGTCVHTVYLGENEIGAQGIEAFTKHLQGTQVHTVDLDTNEIGIQGAEGFARLLQGTNVQKINLSGNQIGAQGAEALAKQLQGTRVHTVDLSWNRIGDQGAEALAKHLQGTRVHTVNLSWNQIGGQGAIEFAKHLQGAQAHTVNLRSNQIGAQGAEGFARLLQGTNVHTVELSENQIGPDVQRLLVEQYPHIKWGF, from the coding sequence ATGGCAATCATCTTCTCATACTTAGACTTTGAAAATGTACTGGCAGCAAGAGTAGTTAACACTGAATGGAACAAGCTCATTACAGGCTTTAGTCAAGCAGGTATAGTGGGTGTGGAGAATAAGCCTTGTCATATTATTGACACAAGGGGCTGGGTAATAAGCAAAGAAATAGATTTTAAAAAGTTAAAGTTAGAAGATTTGACTCCTACAACCATACCTAGTTTTACTTTTTATTGCTTAATGGGATGTGTCAGAAATTTACCCCAAGAGTATTGGCCTTATTTACAAAAGGCCAGTGTACATACGATTAATTTAAGGGATAATCAAATAGGAGCTCACGGCGCCGTAGAGTTTGCACACGCTTTACAGGGAACGCACGTTCATACGGTTAATTTAGGTATAAACGAAATCGGTGCACGAGGGGCTATAGCATTTGCTAAGCATTTACAGGGAACGTGCGTGCATACGGTTCATTTAATATATAATCAAATAGGCGACCAAGGGGTAGAAGGATTTGCTAAGCACCTGCAGGGAACTTGCGTGCATACAGTCTATTTAGGCGAGAATGAAATAGGTGCTCAGGGAATAGAAGCATTTACTAAACATTTGCAGGGGACACAAGTGCATACGGTTGATTTAGATACAAATGAAATAGGTATTCAAGGCGCAGAAGGATTCGCGAGGCTCTTACAGGGAACAAACGTTCAGAAGATTAATTTAAGTGGGAATCAAATAGGCGCACAAGGCGCAGAAGCACTTGCTAAACAGTTACAGGGGACGCGTGTTCATACGGTTGATTTAAGTTGGAATAGAATAGGGGACCAAGGTGCAGAAGCATTGGCTAAGCACCTGCAGGGAACGCGTGTTCATACGGTTAATTTAAGCTGGAATCAAATAGGCGGTCAAGGAGCTATAGAATTTGCTAAGCATTTACAGGGAGCACAGGCGCATACGGTTAATTTGAGATCCAATCAAATAGGCGCTCAAGGCGCAGAAGGATTTGCGAGGCTCTTGCAGGGGACAAACGTTCATACGGTAGAATTAAGCGAGAATCAAATAGGTCCTGATGTACAAAGGCTACTCGTAGAACAATATCCGCATATTAAGTGGGGATTTTAA
- a CDS encoding SRPBCC family protein, which produces MEQKTKINAEGGKQELVITREFNLPLELLFRAYVESDIVEQWMTTKVLKLESKKHGCYQLESTDAQGNVVFQANGVIHEFRPNQKITRTFEMENTSFFGVQLELLEFEKLTDNTSKLNMHIIYESVAQRDQVLKIGMVQGINMAHNRLQDIANKLK; this is translated from the coding sequence ATGGAACAAAAAACAAAAATCAATGCCGAAGGCGGCAAACAGGAATTAGTGATTACAAGGGAATTTAATTTGCCGTTGGAATTACTTTTTAGAGCGTATGTAGAGTCTGACATTGTTGAACAATGGATGACAACGAAAGTGCTGAAACTCGAAAGTAAAAAGCATGGCTGTTACCAATTGGAATCAACCGATGCTCAGGGAAATGTGGTATTTCAGGCCAATGGGGTAATCCATGAGTTTCGCCCAAACCAGAAAATCACACGGACATTTGAAATGGAGAATACATCTTTTTTTGGCGTTCAGCTTGAGTTATTAGAATTTGAAAAACTTACTGACAACACCAGTAAACTAAACATGCACATAATTTATGAATCGGTTGCACAAAGAGATCAGGTGCTGAAAATAGGGATGGTACAGGGCATAAACATGGCACATAACCGATTACAAGACATAGCAAACAAATTAAAATAA
- a CDS encoding ABC transporter substrate-binding protein: protein MFKKLFYTKSVFLLLTLSAYSYAVDAATYQLETYKHAKKYYKKGDHQACQKLLTPLLESPLETSIIPYAYFFYALSAYRQSMPEVAELTFNKLIQYYSNWSQRNEVLYWLAQLRFEQKDYITAFYYLKQIKDNSLDTAIGRMKDYFLAQTEDVNLLDILLRHYPTDITVAKAWLYRQSQLPFMKQDGKHIEEVAQRLDLTNQLYDPLRELTSIKKASYHVAVLLPFFINEVNYEEKTSNQFVLDLYKGIQAATEKLYQEGIHIILHAYDTQKSATVTAHLLDQEEMKYMDLIIGPLYANTIPLVSEFARKYGINVFNPLSVNSYAVGNNPFVYLLKPSLETQAKQAAYFTQQYADLSQAQIGIIYGTAPEDLLKASIYKEYMEEYIGKEIDLILEFQPQTSQQFLSMFRGASNNVQIKTADQAVQLNKCVLDNLTHIYIASQDELIIANILSAIQIRKLKPHIIGDEAWLKKSSVTLDQLQRLKISFLAPDYIDYNRESLHTFRQDYYNQFGVFPNYYAEVGYDMMSFLGNMLSQHGIYFQKHWGLETFEGQIFSGFSYGKHHDNQHIPIIKFEKSKFIVCN, encoded by the coding sequence ATGTTTAAAAAGCTATTTTATACAAAATCTGTTTTCCTATTGCTTACCTTATCTGCGTATAGCTACGCAGTTGATGCAGCAACATACCAATTAGAAACCTATAAACACGCGAAAAAATATTACAAGAAAGGAGATCATCAAGCTTGCCAGAAACTCTTAACCCCTTTATTAGAATCTCCTTTGGAGACTTCTATTATACCTTACGCATACTTTTTCTATGCCTTATCAGCCTATCGCCAATCTATGCCTGAAGTAGCTGAGCTAACCTTTAATAAGCTCATACAATACTATTCAAATTGGTCCCAACGAAATGAGGTTTTGTACTGGCTTGCACAGCTGCGGTTTGAACAAAAAGATTATATAACAGCTTTTTACTATTTAAAGCAAATTAAAGATAATTCACTAGATACAGCGATCGGCCGAATGAAGGACTATTTTCTTGCACAAACGGAAGATGTAAATCTGTTAGACATACTATTAAGGCATTACCCAACTGATATAACTGTAGCAAAAGCATGGTTATATAGGCAAAGTCAGCTGCCGTTTATGAAGCAAGATGGTAAGCATATTGAGGAAGTAGCCCAAAGATTGGATCTAACTAACCAGCTTTATGATCCGTTACGTGAGCTTACTTCAATAAAAAAAGCTAGCTATCATGTAGCTGTTTTACTTCCTTTTTTCATTAATGAAGTAAACTATGAAGAAAAAACTAGTAACCAGTTTGTCCTAGATTTATATAAAGGAATCCAAGCTGCCACGGAGAAATTGTATCAAGAAGGCATTCATATAATATTGCATGCTTATGATACTCAAAAGAGCGCTACTGTAACAGCACATCTGTTAGATCAAGAGGAAATGAAATATATGGATCTAATTATTGGGCCACTTTATGCCAATACTATTCCATTAGTGTCAGAGTTTGCAAGAAAATATGGTATTAATGTATTCAATCCTCTTTCTGTTAATTCCTATGCTGTAGGAAACAACCCTTTTGTATACTTGCTAAAGCCTAGTTTAGAAACACAAGCTAAGCAGGCAGCTTATTTTACACAGCAATATGCAGATCTTTCTCAAGCACAAATAGGTATTATCTATGGTACTGCTCCAGAAGATTTACTTAAAGCAAGCATTTACAAAGAGTATATGGAGGAATATATAGGGAAAGAAATAGATTTAATATTAGAGTTTCAGCCTCAAACATCACAGCAATTTTTAAGCATGTTTAGAGGAGCAAGCAATAATGTACAGATAAAAACAGCAGATCAAGCAGTCCAGCTAAATAAATGTGTTTTAGATAACCTTACACACATATATATAGCCTCACAAGATGAATTAATTATAGCAAATATCTTAAGTGCTATTCAGATTAGAAAGTTAAAACCCCATATTATAGGCGATGAGGCTTGGCTAAAAAAGTCTTCTGTTACTTTAGACCAACTACAGCGGCTTAAAATAAGCTTTCTTGCACCAGATTACATCGATTATAACCGAGAAAGTTTACATACTTTTAGACAAGATTATTATAATCAATTTGGTGTTTTCCCTAACTATTACGCAGAAGTAGGCTATGATATGATGTCATTTTTAGGAAACATGTTATCGCAGCATGGTATATACTTTCAAAAGCATTGGGGACTAGAGACTTTCGAAGGGCAAATTTTTTCAGGATTCTCTTATGGTAAACATCATGATAATCAACACATACCTATCATAAAGTTTGAGAAGTCAAAGTTTATAGTTTGTAATTAA
- a CDS encoding ArsR/SmtB family transcription factor — translation MKLRRDVFQAIADPTRRAILLLVASQSMTAGAIAVNFDTARPTVSKHLQILTECALLEQEQNGREIYYHINAKKIKEVADFIEPFRKMWEDRFNKLETIMKKYTSQE, via the coding sequence ATGAAACTAAGACGAGATGTATTTCAAGCCATAGCAGACCCGACAAGAAGGGCTATCCTTTTATTGGTGGCCTCACAATCGATGACAGCAGGTGCGATAGCCGTAAACTTTGACACAGCTAGACCGACCGTTTCAAAACACCTGCAGATACTCACCGAGTGCGCATTGCTTGAACAAGAACAAAACGGCAGGGAAATTTACTATCACATAAATGCAAAAAAAATAAAAGAAGTAGCCGACTTTATTGAACCATTTCGCAAGATGTGGGAGGATAGGTTTAATAAATTAGAAACCATAATGAAAAAATACACATCACAAGAATAG
- the rlmN gene encoding 23S rRNA (adenine(2503)-C(2))-methyltransferase RlmN gives MGTTKNFFDLTIEELHTAMELLKEPAFRADQVWRWVYQLGAQSFSTMNNVPLLFRETLGLHYSLERTQEHQVLISKDKTIKWLLAFSDANEVETVWIPEQTRSTLCISSQVGCTLNCKFCHTGTQPLVRNLRAGEIVAQLLHAKDVLQDWPSHAPTRKINNIVMMGMGEPLLNYEQVAKAIQIMMHPQGLDISRKKITLSTSGIVPQIKRCAEELGVNLAISLHAVTDELRNHLVPINKKYPINELLQACRDYASITGCRKITFEYVMLKGVNDSPADAKKLVDLIKGIPAKINLIPFNPWPGTELECSTESNIKQFAAIIEKAGYIAPVRTPRGEDIMAACGQLKSASIKAKAYQA, from the coding sequence TTGGGTACTACAAAAAATTTCTTTGATTTAACCATAGAAGAATTACACACAGCCATGGAGCTATTAAAAGAACCTGCTTTTCGTGCAGACCAGGTATGGAGATGGGTATATCAGCTAGGCGCACAATCCTTTTCAACCATGAATAATGTACCCTTGTTATTCAGAGAGACCCTAGGCCTACATTATAGTTTGGAACGTACCCAAGAACATCAAGTGCTTATTTCAAAAGATAAGACAATAAAGTGGTTACTTGCCTTCAGCGATGCCAATGAGGTAGAAACGGTGTGGATACCCGAGCAAACCCGCAGTACCCTGTGTATCTCTTCTCAAGTAGGGTGTACATTAAACTGTAAGTTTTGCCACACAGGTACACAACCATTGGTACGTAACCTCAGGGCAGGCGAAATAGTAGCCCAGCTGCTTCATGCAAAAGATGTACTCCAAGATTGGCCCTCTCATGCTCCTACCAGAAAAATTAATAATATCGTGATGATGGGAATGGGTGAACCGCTCCTTAACTATGAGCAAGTAGCTAAAGCTATCCAGATTATGATGCACCCGCAAGGGCTTGATATCTCTCGGAAAAAGATTACCTTGTCTACTTCAGGTATAGTTCCTCAGATTAAACGTTGTGCCGAAGAATTAGGTGTTAACCTAGCTATATCTCTACATGCTGTAACAGACGAATTGCGTAATCACCTAGTACCCATCAATAAAAAATATCCTATTAACGAATTACTCCAAGCCTGTAGAGACTATGCATCAATAACAGGATGTAGAAAAATTACATTTGAATACGTAATGCTCAAGGGCGTCAATGACAGTCCAGCTGATGCTAAAAAATTAGTAGACTTGATCAAAGGCATACCTGCCAAGATCAACTTGATCCCATTTAATCCATGGCCAGGAACCGAGCTTGAGTGCTCAACAGAGTCAAATATCAAGCAATTTGCTGCTATTATAGAAAAAGCAGGATATATAGCACCTGTTAGGACTCCTAGAGGAGAAGATATCATGGCAGCTTGTGGCCAGTTAAAGTCTGCTAGCATCAAGGCAAAAGCTTATCAAGCTTAA
- a CDS encoding NADPH-dependent FMN reductase — MNNLKIITSTTRPERQGILVANWITKLAQEAGRFNVELIDLAEVNLPLLDEPNYPRQQQYQHEHTKRWSTKIDAADAFIIVLAEYNNGFPAPIKNAMDFLFNEWMYKPISFVSYGGISGGMRSMQMLKQVVAAMHMLILTESVNIPFFSKFFNDQGEFVPDQHITKSAQAMLIELERYCQVSKILRRVES; from the coding sequence ATGAATAATTTAAAGATTATTACCTCCACAACAAGGCCTGAAAGACAAGGTATTTTGGTTGCTAACTGGATTACTAAACTAGCACAAGAAGCAGGTAGGTTTAATGTAGAACTTATTGACTTGGCTGAAGTTAACCTTCCATTGCTAGATGAGCCTAACTACCCTCGACAACAACAATATCAACATGAGCATACTAAAAGATGGAGTACCAAAATTGACGCTGCTGATGCCTTTATAATTGTACTTGCAGAATACAACAATGGATTTCCTGCACCTATTAAAAATGCCATGGATTTTCTATTCAATGAATGGATGTACAAGCCTATATCTTTTGTAAGTTATGGTGGTATTTCTGGAGGTATGCGTTCCATGCAGATGCTTAAGCAGGTTGTCGCTGCTATGCATATGCTTATCTTGACTGAATCTGTAAATATTCCCTTTTTTAGTAAATTCTTCAATGATCAAGGGGAGTTTGTGCCAGACCAACACATAACTAAATCAGCACAGGCTATGCTTATTGAACTAGAACGCTACTGTCAGGTGTCAAAGATATTAAGAAGGGTAGAATCATAG
- the priA gene encoding replication restart helicase PriA, which yields MSSNIHRDSPGYFAELILPLPIAKLLTYGIPLNLVDIVKQGSRVIVSLGKKKILTGIVNKIHQRAPNHPAKNIIDVLDEEPIVNTYQLALFHWIAQYYMCSVGDVVKAALPSGFKLSSQSKIYLHPAFEEDSIPLLENEQLIVATLKNGKPLSYQQIEQLIGQKEAYKQLKKLIHKEIIILVEELQEKYAPKKEKQIALNKNFVDNTAELQALFEKLEKKPKQLDVLLQYMALVSTNLPEQTQSYFIAKKQLLEKDVSSAALQKLIQQDILIEKAVIISRLAQLKAVATPHTTLSPAQTQALLSIENHFKTKNTALLHGITGSGKTEIYVRLIQSVLEQDGQVLYLLPEIGLATQIVQRLNKIFGNKMGVYHSKYASNERVEIWNNVLQNNVQLVIGARSALFLPFDRLQLIIVDEEHETAYKQLDAIPRYHARDAALMLATFHQAKVLLGSATPAIETYYNAQQGKYGLVKLTERFNQTPLPRIELVNLRTEQQRKGIQGEFTSILLQKLESILQQQEQAIIFQNRRGYASYLLCQTCAEVPTCQQCSVSLTYHQFRDALVCHYCGFHCKVPPLCPVCDAPTLKNVGFGTEKIEETLQHFFPNKRVQRMDLDTTRRKHSYEQIIDNLESGQTDILVGTQMITKGLDFGQVSLVGVLDVDRLLYFPDFRANERCFQLITQVSGRAGRRGKQGQVLIQTTNPQLPILQDIINYDYEQMYTQELGERQKFRYPPYIRLIKITCQHTNERLVKECAQVLAGYLCKLVSEDNILGPQAPLVAKVRNQYRIDTWVKLAKSSEPVLLAIKQQIQQATKSLTSEKQFRQIRIIFDVDPI from the coding sequence ATGTCAAGTAATATACATAGAGACAGCCCAGGATATTTTGCAGAACTTATTCTGCCTTTGCCTATAGCTAAGCTGCTGACTTATGGCATTCCTTTAAATTTAGTTGATATTGTTAAGCAAGGAAGTCGGGTTATTGTATCACTTGGCAAAAAAAAGATATTAACAGGTATTGTAAATAAGATACATCAAAGAGCACCTAACCATCCTGCCAAGAATATTATTGATGTGTTAGATGAGGAGCCTATTGTTAATACCTACCAACTAGCACTATTTCATTGGATAGCACAATATTACATGTGCTCCGTAGGTGACGTGGTTAAAGCCGCACTTCCCAGTGGATTTAAATTAAGTAGTCAATCAAAAATTTATTTGCATCCTGCTTTTGAAGAAGATAGTATTCCTCTATTAGAAAATGAGCAGTTGATTGTAGCAACTTTAAAAAATGGAAAGCCATTATCGTACCAGCAAATAGAGCAGTTAATCGGGCAGAAAGAGGCCTACAAACAACTTAAAAAGCTTATACATAAGGAAATAATTATACTGGTAGAGGAATTACAAGAAAAGTATGCACCCAAAAAAGAAAAACAAATTGCCCTCAATAAAAATTTTGTAGATAATACTGCTGAGCTTCAAGCTCTTTTTGAAAAATTAGAGAAGAAGCCTAAACAATTAGATGTGTTGCTGCAGTATATGGCACTTGTCTCGACCAATCTGCCAGAACAAACACAAAGCTATTTTATAGCCAAGAAGCAACTATTAGAAAAAGATGTATCTAGTGCTGCCTTACAAAAACTGATTCAACAAGATATTCTAATAGAAAAGGCTGTCATCATATCTAGGCTAGCACAGCTAAAAGCTGTAGCAACACCTCACACAACACTTAGCCCAGCACAAACACAAGCTTTACTATCAATAGAAAACCACTTTAAAACTAAAAATACTGCTTTGTTACATGGCATTACGGGCAGTGGAAAAACAGAAATATATGTTCGCTTGATTCAGTCGGTTCTAGAACAGGATGGGCAAGTTCTTTATCTATTACCTGAAATAGGGTTGGCTACACAAATTGTGCAACGGTTAAATAAAATATTTGGTAATAAAATGGGTGTTTACCATTCCAAATATGCTAGCAATGAGAGAGTAGAAATCTGGAATAACGTATTGCAAAATAATGTTCAATTAGTTATAGGCGCACGTTCTGCTTTATTTTTACCTTTCGATAGGTTGCAGCTTATTATTGTTGATGAAGAGCACGAAACAGCCTATAAACAGCTAGATGCCATTCCACGGTACCATGCACGTGATGCAGCACTTATGCTAGCCACCTTTCATCAGGCGAAGGTACTGCTGGGTTCTGCTACGCCAGCCATTGAAACATACTATAATGCACAGCAAGGAAAATATGGCTTAGTAAAGCTTACAGAAAGATTTAATCAGACTCCCTTGCCTCGTATTGAGTTAGTTAATTTACGTACCGAACAACAACGAAAAGGGATTCAAGGAGAGTTTACTAGTATTCTACTACAAAAATTAGAATCTATACTTCAGCAGCAAGAACAAGCCATTATATTTCAGAATAGGAGAGGTTATGCTTCTTACTTATTATGTCAGACTTGTGCTGAAGTACCAACCTGCCAGCAGTGTTCTGTAAGCCTTACATACCATCAGTTTAGAGATGCTTTAGTTTGTCACTATTGTGGTTTTCATTGCAAGGTACCACCTTTATGTCCAGTATGTGATGCTCCCACTTTAAAAAATGTAGGGTTTGGAACAGAAAAGATAGAAGAAACGCTACAGCACTTTTTTCCTAATAAGCGTGTACAACGTATGGATTTAGATACTACCAGGCGTAAACATAGCTATGAGCAAATTATTGACAATTTAGAAAGTGGTCAAACCGATATATTGGTAGGCACACAAATGATTACAAAAGGGTTAGACTTTGGGCAAGTATCTTTAGTAGGTGTATTAGATGTAGATAGGCTACTATATTTTCCAGACTTTAGAGCCAATGAGCGTTGCTTTCAACTAATTACACAAGTAAGTGGCCGGGCAGGAAGAAGGGGTAAGCAAGGGCAAGTACTTATTCAAACTACAAATCCACAGCTTCCCATCTTACAAGATATTATTAATTATGATTATGAGCAGATGTACACCCAAGAACTGGGGGAACGTCAAAAATTTCGTTATCCTCCATATATAAGGTTGATAAAAATAACTTGTCAGCATACCAATGAGCGTTTGGTAAAAGAATGTGCCCAAGTTCTCGCTGGGTACCTTTGTAAATTAGTGAGTGAGGATAATATCTTAGGGCCACAAGCGCCACTGGTAGCCAAAGTCAGAAATCAGTATCGTATAGATACTTGGGTAAAGCTTGCAAAATCATCGGAACCTGTACTGCTGGCTATTAAGCAACAGATTCAGCAAGCAACTAAAAGCTTAACATCCGAGAAGCAATTTAGACAGATCAGAATTATATTTGATGTAGATCCGATATAG